In Nostoc sp. GT001, a genomic segment contains:
- a CDS encoding RpoD/SigA family RNA polymerase sigma factor, with product MSNLTSLHTEVQKTKKKSLAADKKPRATDDIVRSYLQEIGRVDLLTREQEVIFAQQVQQMMNLLAAKEELAVKLNHEPTLQEWADRVELSVEVLEQQLNLGQQSKQKMIQANLRLVVAVAKKYQHRNLEFMDLIQEGTLGLERGVDKFDPALGYKFSTYAYWWIRQGITRAIAQQGRTIRLPIHVFEKLNKIKRVQRELSQQLGRVPTTAEIATALSLTASQVRECLYLARQPFSLEARVGEQQDTELQDILEDDGPSPEDYAVEESLHQDLQDLLAKLSPQQREILTLRFGLTDGYELSLAQIGDRMGISRERVRQIEQKALSLLRRQKEQVRSYLAS from the coding sequence ATGAGCAACTTAACATCTTTACATACCGAAGTTCAAAAAACGAAGAAAAAAAGTTTAGCCGCAGATAAAAAGCCTCGAGCTACAGATGATATTGTGCGTAGTTATCTGCAAGAGATCGGGCGTGTAGATTTGTTGACTCGCGAACAAGAGGTTATTTTTGCCCAACAAGTGCAGCAGATGATGAATTTATTAGCTGCTAAGGAAGAATTGGCTGTGAAATTAAACCATGAACCCACGCTGCAAGAATGGGCAGATCGGGTGGAGTTAAGTGTGGAGGTGCTAGAGCAACAGCTAAATTTAGGACAACAGTCCAAGCAGAAAATGATTCAGGCTAATCTCCGGTTAGTGGTAGCTGTGGCAAAGAAATACCAGCACCGGAACCTAGAATTTATGGATTTAATTCAAGAAGGTACTTTAGGTTTAGAACGGGGGGTAGATAAATTTGATCCCGCTCTTGGTTATAAGTTTTCTACTTATGCTTACTGGTGGATTCGTCAAGGAATCACACGGGCGATCGCTCAACAAGGACGTACAATTCGTTTACCTATCCACGTCTTTGAGAAACTGAACAAAATTAAACGGGTGCAGCGAGAATTATCTCAACAGTTAGGTCGCGTTCCCACTACGGCTGAAATTGCCACTGCCTTATCTTTGACAGCTAGCCAAGTTCGAGAGTGTTTGTACTTAGCCCGTCAACCCTTCTCTCTAGAGGCAAGAGTTGGCGAACAACAAGATACAGAATTGCAAGACATACTGGAGGATGATGGCCCTTCTCCCGAAGATTATGCTGTTGAAGAATCTCTCCACCAGGACTTACAAGACTTATTGGCAAAGCTGTCTCCCCAGCAGCGAGAAATATTAACCCTGCGCTTTGGCCTAACTGATGGGTATGAACTTTCTTTAGCACAGATTGGCGATCGCATGGGCATTAGTCGAGAACGGGTGCGTCAGATAGAACAAAAAGCTCTCAGTCTCCTCCGACGCCAAAAGGAACAAGTACGTAGTTATCTAGCGAGCTAA
- a CDS encoding O-antigen ligase yields MKVKLTEKILTILLLLIAVGALTIHPAQEVSMSTLGGDKLDTLFNIVSYLILFYFLILYWKGFFYVITRSPLQFFLLAIVIFSLLWSEDLSSSLTYLRGLIRIYFLAIYLAMRYPLKEQIKLIAWAFGIAASLSMLFSAFVPGYIHESPELLGMWSGIYGHKNELGYMMAWSAGVFLHLALSGHRYRWLMWALCGISVCLIILSRSTTSLTILLAMVLLLPFYRSLKRTNYKLQVIMITSTLMLMIIFSILLLNNIETVVGTSGKDLTFNGRSDLWELVISKILERPWLGYGFSGFWTSNAASKLRATYDWASNAHNGFLEIFLELGFLGFLTFAAGFVRFFVMALTRIISVAKKPEDYWPMQILIIILIVNFSEARLLTPSWNWLMYVTTSLSLTLEYQRNHKNILVN; encoded by the coding sequence ATGAAAGTAAAATTAACAGAAAAAATATTAACTATCTTGCTATTACTCATTGCTGTGGGGGCATTAACAATACACCCCGCACAAGAAGTTTCTATGTCTACGCTTGGAGGCGATAAGCTAGATACTTTGTTCAATATAGTTTCATATCTAATCCTATTTTATTTCCTAATTTTATACTGGAAAGGTTTTTTTTATGTAATTACTAGAAGTCCATTACAGTTTTTTCTACTAGCAATAGTTATATTTTCTCTTTTATGGTCAGAAGACCTAAGTTCTAGTCTTACTTATCTAAGAGGTCTAATCCGCATATATTTTCTTGCAATCTATTTAGCAATGCGTTATCCCCTTAAGGAACAAATTAAGCTGATAGCTTGGGCATTTGGCATAGCTGCATCATTATCTATGCTATTTTCTGCATTCGTACCAGGTTATATTCACGAATCACCTGAATTACTAGGTATGTGGAGTGGAATTTATGGTCATAAAAATGAATTAGGTTACATGATGGCTTGGAGTGCAGGAGTTTTTTTACACCTTGCTCTTAGTGGCCATCGATATCGCTGGTTGATGTGGGCACTATGTGGGATATCTGTATGTCTAATTATCCTCTCACGTTCAACAACATCTTTAACGATATTATTGGCAATGGTATTACTTTTACCTTTCTACAGATCGCTGAAGAGAACTAATTATAAATTACAAGTTATTATGATTACTTCAACTTTGATGTTAATGATAATTTTTTCAATATTACTTCTCAACAATATCGAAACTGTAGTTGGCACATCTGGTAAAGACCTTACCTTCAATGGGCGCTCTGACCTCTGGGAGCTAGTAATTTCTAAGATTTTGGAAAGACCTTGGCTAGGTTATGGATTTTCGGGATTTTGGACTAGTAATGCTGCATCTAAATTAAGAGCTACTTATGATTGGGCAAGTAATGCTCACAATGGTTTTTTAGAAATATTTTTAGAATTAGGTTTTTTAGGTTTTTTGACTTTCGCAGCAGGGTTTGTCCGGTTTTTTGTCATGGCATTGACTCGAATTATTTCTGTCGCGAAAAAACCGGAAGATTATTGGCCAATGCAGATACTAATTATCATTCTTATAGTTAATTTTTCAGAAGCCAGATTATTAACTCCTAGCTGGAACTGGTTAATGTATGTCACCACGTCATTATCTTTAACTCTTGAATATCAACGAAATCATAAAAATATTTTAGTCAATTAG
- a CDS encoding glycosyltransferase family 2 protein, which yields MDQTKIKTSCLINNYNYAQFLSEAIDSALNQTVKFDEIIIVDDASTDNSTEIINRFTQLANVKSILKEKNQGQLSSFNEGFLATTGDIIFFLDADDIYEPQYLENALNFYNRRSECDFVFCAYKKFGAVEGTFQDDEVDLDLGYSVIRTLYNGEWIGSITSTLSIRREIVRKFLPIPNLEDWRVRADDCLVWGASLVGAKKFYMSKPLVMYRIHENNQYHNKNFLDVDKNYEYKRFWKRNSLFNYILQKNNFSCPLFLAFTSIRELQTIPCPKYQDFVTYLKIIFLFEHSLYWKIKGIIFLLSYFLKILISGKLKTL from the coding sequence ATGGATCAAACTAAAATCAAAACTTCTTGTTTAATTAATAATTACAATTACGCTCAATTTCTCTCTGAAGCAATTGATAGCGCTTTAAATCAGACAGTGAAATTTGATGAAATTATCATTGTTGATGACGCATCCACAGATAATTCCACGGAAATTATCAACAGATTTACTCAATTAGCTAATGTTAAATCTATCTTGAAAGAAAAAAACCAAGGACAATTATCATCTTTTAATGAAGGTTTTTTAGCTACTACTGGTGACATTATATTTTTTTTAGATGCTGATGATATTTATGAACCTCAGTATTTAGAAAACGCCCTAAATTTTTACAATAGACGCAGTGAATGTGATTTTGTATTTTGTGCGTATAAAAAATTTGGAGCAGTAGAAGGCACATTTCAAGACGATGAAGTTGATTTAGATTTGGGTTATTCAGTAATTAGAACTTTATATAATGGTGAATGGATTGGTTCCATAACTTCAACATTATCAATACGTAGAGAAATAGTCCGAAAATTTTTACCTATTCCCAATTTAGAAGATTGGCGTGTAAGGGCTGATGACTGTTTAGTATGGGGAGCTTCTTTGGTGGGGGCTAAAAAGTTTTATATGTCTAAACCTTTGGTGATGTATAGAATACATGAGAATAATCAGTATCATAATAAGAACTTTTTAGATGTAGACAAAAACTATGAATACAAAAGATTCTGGAAACGTAATTCACTGTTTAATTACATTCTGCAAAAAAACAATTTTAGCTGCCCATTATTCTTAGCTTTTACATCTATCAGGGAGTTACAAACAATACCATGCCCAAAATATCAGGATTTTGTTACTTATTTGAAAATAATATTTTTATTTGAGCATAGTTTGTATTGGAAAATAAAGGGCATTATTTTCTTACTTAGCTATTTTTTGAAAATTTTGATTAGTGGTAAATTAAAAACCTTGTAA
- a CDS encoding glycosyltransferase family 2 protein, with product MKTPVTFIIFKRPQTTEKVFEAIRQAKPTKLFVIADGPRTDREGEVEKCEATRAIVERVDWDCEVIKNYSDINLGCAKRVSSGLDWVFNNVEETIILEDDCIPHPTFFRFSQELLEKYRNDTRIATISAQNVQLGQKRTNYSYYFSRYNHCWGWASWRRAWQHYDLTIKLWKEVQAENLLHDILVDQKAVNYWQRIFQSVYDNPTGITWDYQWTFACWMQGSLSIIPNVNLISNVGVGVDATHFTSNQEFYFINMPMRAMELPLKHPPFIVRNVEADNFTQKTVYKATALDIFKEEVKKRLNYSLIKK from the coding sequence ATCAAAACACCAGTAACTTTTATTATTTTTAAACGCCCCCAAACAACAGAGAAAGTTTTTGAAGCAATTCGCCAAGCCAAGCCAACAAAACTTTTTGTAATTGCAGATGGACCTCGCACTGACCGCGAAGGTGAGGTAGAAAAATGCGAAGCTACTAGGGCAATTGTTGAGAGAGTTGATTGGGATTGTGAAGTAATAAAAAATTATTCTGATATCAACTTAGGTTGTGCAAAACGGGTATCAAGTGGTTTAGATTGGGTCTTTAATAATGTTGAAGAGACAATTATTTTAGAAGATGATTGTATTCCTCACCCAACTTTTTTCAGGTTTAGTCAAGAACTGCTGGAAAAATATAGAAATGATACCAGAATCGCCACAATCTCTGCTCAAAATGTTCAACTTGGACAAAAACGTACAAATTACAGTTACTATTTTTCTCGCTACAACCACTGCTGGGGTTGGGCAAGTTGGAGGCGTGCTTGGCAACATTATGATTTGACTATCAAACTCTGGAAAGAGGTGCAAGCAGAAAACCTTTTACATGACATTCTTGTAGACCAAAAAGCGGTAAATTATTGGCAACGAATATTTCAATCTGTTTATGACAATCCTACAGGTATAACCTGGGATTACCAATGGACATTTGCTTGTTGGATGCAGGGAAGCTTAAGTATTATTCCCAATGTCAATTTAATCTCTAATGTTGGTGTTGGTGTAGACGCAACTCATTTTACTTCAAATCAAGAATTTTATTTCATCAATATGCCGATGCGAGCAATGGAATTACCATTAAAGCATCCACCATTTATTGTCAGGAATGTAGAAGCAGATAATTTTACACAGAAAACAGTCTATAAAGCAACTGCATTGGACATTTTTAAAGAGGAAGTGAAGAAAAGATTGAATTACTCATTGATAAAAAAATAG
- a CDS encoding IS1 family transposase (programmed frameshift): MECPRCGSSHIRKNGNKRGKQNHICCNCDRQFIDRYEPPQGYSDEVKRECLKMYVNGMGFRGIERVKGVHHTTLITWVKLVGELLPDVYDPETIPEVGELDELETFVGKKNKVWLWTAVNHFTQGILAWVLGDHSAETFRPLWDIVGTWQCYFYVTDGWLVYPGFIPEGDQIVSKTYMTRVEGENTRLRHYLARLHRKTLCYSKSAQMLKYSIRLLLHYLKFWDVPVSV, from the exons ATGGAATGTCCGCGTTGTGGGTCGTCTCATATCCGTAAGAACGGAAATAAAAGAGGTAAACAGAATCACATTTGCTGTAATTGCGATCGCCAATTTATTGATCGGTACGAACCACCTCAAGGATACAGTGATGAAGTGAAACGGGAATGCCTGAAAATGTACGTTAATGGTATGGGATTTCGTGGCATTGAACGGGTCAAAGGTGTGCATCACACGACATTGATTACTTGGGTAAAACTTGTAGGAGAACTGCTACCTGATGTTTATGATCCAGAGACAATTCCAGAAGTTGGCGAACTCGATGAACTAGAAACGTTCGTCGGC AAAAAAAACAAAGTTTGGCTTTGGACAGCAGTGAACCACTTCACACAAGGTATTTTAGCGTGGGTTTTGGGCGACCATAGCGCCGAAACTTTTCGACCGTTATGGGATATTGTAGGTACTTGGCAGTGCTATTTCTATGTCACGGATGGATGGTTGGTCTATCCAGGCTTTATTCCAGAGGGCGACCAGATTGTGAGCAAGACTTACATGACACGAGTTGAGGGGGAAAACACCCGGTTGCGCCACTATCTCGCTCGATTGCATCGAAAAACGCTATGTTATTCCAAATCAGCACAAATGCTGAAATACTCGATTCGATTGCTACTTCACTATCTCAAGTTTTGGGATGTTCCAGTTTCAGTATGA
- a CDS encoding DUF3172 domain-containing protein has product MLHNNXLDTFTQKSFRFKRIXRAIVGVAVLPSIILDASVTTVSIFSPLNFSRSNQVDNTASSADICVQYDTSAIVTDICVFLIILNPRKEGVA; this is encoded by the coding sequence ATGCTGCACAACAATNNNCTAGATACCTTTACACAAAAATCTTTTCGCTTCAAGAGGATATTNAGGGCGATCGTGGGTGTTGCTGTCTTGCCAAGTATCATCCTTGATGCTAGTGTTACCACTGTTAGTATTTTTAGTCCATTAAATTTCTCTAGGAGTAATCAAGTTGACAATACCGCATCCAGTGCAGATATCTGCGTTCAATATGACACAAGTGCAATTGTCACAGATATCTGCGTCTTCTTGATCATCCTAAATCCTAGGAAAGAGGGCGTTGCATAA
- a CDS encoding polysaccharide biosynthesis tyrosine autokinase, giving the protein MTMESLPNFEEVNIQKYLEVFQRRWLPLVGIFAISVSLGCLYAFSLKPSYKAEGSLMIKTNRSSSLTGLPDDIGRLEALNVNDNPLETQVRVIGSNPVMEKTINSLNLKDNKGKLLTIPDLAKQLKIEGIKGTDVVQLSYKGGDPKLAAKIVNEVIDSYIDLNIKANQNEARTAKQVLVTEVPKAEEVVRRAESKLRVFKETNKVVVLEQEAAAAVDTISKLGNQISQALAQLNDVKGRLEQLSSEVQVNSRQGVIESELSQAPGVQKVLAELQDTESKLAVERTRFAPEHPTITNLEEKVVALKNLLKERTGQVAGGAQITQGSLQVGQLRQSLIADITRAQAERVGLERQIATLKQQQNAYIKRANNLPRLEQSQRELERKLQAAQTTYETLLKKRQEIDIAQNQKIANARVISYALIPDKAEGPRKMLFIVGGAGVGFFLGIIVAFTLDLIDRSVKTVKEAKEVLRYSVLGVIPTQGRNGKDHSSIPGLDRAIPKIIGRDIPYFPVGNAYQILQVNLKFLCSDKPLKSIVVTSSVAKEGKSDVSANLAVTMAQAGRRVLLVDADMRHPIQHHIWGLTNTIGLSNIIINQAPLDTVVQEVMPNLEVLTSGVLPPNPVAMLDSQRMATLISNFSRDYDLVIFDTPPLSGIADAAVLSTLTDGILLVVRPGVVDLNSANAAKEFLTQSGQKVLGIVINGVNTKNEPNNYFYDNKKRQIEQDLVSSSSLTKFRKER; this is encoded by the coding sequence ATGACGATGGAATCTTTACCAAATTTTGAAGAAGTAAATATTCAGAAATACTTAGAAGTTTTTCAACGGCGTTGGCTACCTCTAGTTGGAATTTTCGCCATATCAGTTAGCCTTGGATGCTTGTATGCATTTTCACTAAAACCTTCATACAAAGCAGAAGGAAGTTTGATGATTAAAACAAATCGCTCTTCTTCACTCACGGGCTTACCGGATGACATAGGACGCCTAGAAGCTTTGAATGTGAACGACAATCCCTTGGAAACTCAGGTGAGAGTTATTGGATCAAATCCAGTAATGGAGAAAACAATTAACTCCCTCAACCTCAAAGATAATAAAGGCAAACTGCTCACGATTCCTGACTTGGCAAAACAACTAAAAATAGAAGGAATTAAAGGCACTGATGTTGTACAACTTTCTTATAAAGGCGGCGATCCAAAACTAGCTGCTAAAATCGTTAATGAAGTTATTGACAGTTATATCGATCTAAATATCAAGGCTAATCAGAATGAAGCGCGGACAGCCAAACAGGTTCTTGTAACGGAAGTACCTAAAGCTGAGGAAGTTGTCAGAAGAGCCGAATCAAAACTGCGGGTATTTAAAGAAACGAATAAAGTTGTTGTCCTAGAACAAGAAGCAGCCGCAGCAGTCGATACAATTTCTAAGTTAGGAAACCAAATTTCTCAAGCTTTAGCTCAACTAAATGATGTCAAGGGTCGTCTAGAACAGTTAAGCAGTGAAGTTCAGGTAAATTCACGGCAAGGTGTAATCGAATCTGAATTGAGTCAAGCACCTGGAGTTCAGAAAGTGCTTGCTGAACTCCAAGACACAGAAAGCAAACTAGCAGTAGAGCGGACTCGTTTTGCACCTGAACACCCTACAATTACCAACTTAGAAGAAAAAGTCGTAGCTCTTAAAAACTTGCTAAAAGAGCGGACAGGACAAGTAGCTGGTGGAGCGCAGATAACACAGGGAAGTTTACAGGTTGGACAACTGCGGCAAAGCCTAATTGCAGATATTACTCGTGCCCAGGCAGAACGGGTTGGTCTAGAGAGACAAATTGCCACACTCAAACAACAGCAAAATGCCTATATCAAACGAGCAAATAATTTGCCAAGGCTAGAACAAAGTCAACGAGAGCTAGAACGGAAACTGCAAGCAGCTCAAACGACTTACGAAACACTCTTAAAGAAACGCCAAGAGATTGATATTGCACAGAACCAAAAAATTGCAAATGCTCGTGTTATTTCCTATGCTTTAATCCCTGATAAAGCAGAAGGGCCTCGGAAAATGCTGTTTATTGTTGGTGGAGCAGGAGTTGGTTTTTTCTTAGGTATCATTGTCGCCTTTACTTTAGACTTGATAGACCGCTCAGTGAAGACCGTCAAAGAAGCCAAAGAAGTCTTGAGATACAGTGTTTTGGGAGTAATTCCTACACAAGGTAGAAATGGTAAAGATCATTCTTCGATACCAGGACTGGATAGAGCTATTCCCAAAATTATTGGTAGAGATATTCCTTACTTCCCTGTTGGTAATGCATATCAAATACTACAAGTAAACTTGAAGTTCCTCTGTTCTGATAAACCGCTCAAAAGCATTGTAGTTACAAGTTCCGTTGCCAAAGAAGGAAAGTCTGACGTATCTGCAAATTTAGCTGTGACTATGGCTCAAGCAGGTCGTAGGGTGTTGTTGGTGGATGCAGATATGCGTCATCCCATACAGCATCATATCTGGGGGCTAACAAATACAATTGGACTAAGTAATATCATAATTAATCAAGCTCCTTTAGATACAGTTGTTCAGGAAGTAATGCCTAATCTGGAAGTTCTCACTTCTGGAGTTTTGCCTCCAAATCCAGTGGCAATGCTAGATTCTCAACGCATGGCAACATTAATTAGTAACTTTAGCAGAGATTACGATCTTGTCATTTTCGATACTCCTCCATTATCAGGAATAGCAGATGCTGCTGTTTTAAGCACCTTGACTGACGGTATCTTATTAGTCGTTCGTCCTGGAGTGGTTGACTTGAACAGTGCAAATGCAGCTAAAGAGTTTTTAACCCAGTCAGGTCAGAAGGTATTAGGGATAGTCATCAATGGTGTGAATACTAAAAATGAACCTAATAATTATTTTTATGACAATAAAAAACGACAAATTGAACAAGATTTAGTATCTTCCAGCAGCTTAACTAAATTTCGCAAAGAGCGCTAA
- a CDS encoding flippase — translation MLSKLKIKNLSKFKSRSGLRAIIANTGWLFADRILRMGASLVVGVWVARYLGVKQYGLFNYTLAFVALFSPIFTLGLDDVVVRHLVRQSSNKEEILGTTFWLKFLGGIASVLLAVSTMFFLGEHETLKIWLVAILGIAGVFRASDTIELWFQSQVQSKYTVIAKNTAFLLNTLIKIALILTKAPLLAFALVTLAEFAMSAIGLLVVYQVKGSSLWLWRWSVATAKTLLKESLPLMFSGFAIMIFMRIDQVMLGQMIGDSEVGVYSAAVRVSEIWYFIPGAIVSSVAPAIYAAKEKSESLYYQRIGQLLSLMTCISLAIALPMSFLSDKIIMVMFGSGYAEAGPILAVHIWTSLFVFMGLATSPWFIAEGLNHVSLGKTLFGAILNIILNLLLIPKYAGLGAAIATIISQAAAAFICNAFDSRTQKLFQIQVRSLIHFYKY, via the coding sequence ATGTTAAGCAAATTAAAAATTAAAAACTTATCGAAATTTAAATCTCGTTCTGGACTGCGTGCAATTATTGCTAATACAGGTTGGTTATTTGCCGATCGCATCCTACGTATGGGTGCAAGCTTGGTTGTAGGAGTATGGGTAGCACGTTATTTAGGAGTAAAACAGTATGGTCTATTTAACTATACTTTAGCTTTTGTTGCCTTATTCAGCCCAATTTTTACTCTCGGACTAGATGACGTAGTAGTTCGCCATCTTGTTCGTCAATCATCAAACAAAGAAGAAATTTTAGGAACTACTTTTTGGCTAAAATTTTTGGGTGGAATTGCTTCTGTTTTATTGGCAGTTAGCACGATGTTTTTCTTAGGTGAGCATGAAACACTAAAGATATGGCTAGTTGCAATTTTAGGAATAGCAGGAGTTTTTAGGGCATCTGATACTATTGAACTGTGGTTTCAATCACAGGTGCAGTCAAAATATACTGTAATTGCTAAAAACACGGCATTTTTGCTAAATACTCTCATAAAAATCGCACTAATTTTAACAAAAGCACCGTTGCTAGCTTTTGCTTTGGTAACATTAGCAGAATTTGCAATGAGTGCTATTGGCTTACTGGTTGTTTACCAAGTCAAAGGGTCTTCATTATGGTTATGGCGTTGGAGTGTTGCAACTGCTAAAACTCTTTTGAAAGAGAGTTTACCTCTAATGTTTTCGGGGTTCGCCATCATGATTTTTATGAGAATAGATCAGGTGATGTTAGGTCAAATGATCGGAGATAGTGAGGTTGGTGTTTATTCTGCTGCTGTGCGTGTTTCTGAAATTTGGTATTTTATTCCGGGGGCTATTGTTTCTTCTGTTGCTCCAGCAATTTATGCCGCCAAGGAAAAATCAGAAAGTCTTTACTATCAGCGAATAGGACAATTACTCAGTCTCATGACTTGTATATCTTTAGCAATTGCTCTTCCAATGTCCTTTTTATCTGACAAGATAATTATGGTGATGTTTGGAAGTGGATATGCAGAAGCAGGACCAATATTAGCAGTTCATATTTGGACTTCTTTGTTTGTATTTATGGGTCTTGCAACATCACCTTGGTTTATTGCTGAAGGTTTGAACCATGTTTCTTTAGGTAAGACCTTATTTGGAGCCATACTAAACATTATTCTCAATTTATTACTTATTCCTAAATATGCAGGACTGGGGGCTGCGATCGCAACAATCATATCTCAAGCTGCTGCTGCTTTTATATGCAACGCATTTGATTCAAGAACACAAAAACTCTTTCAGATTCAGGTGCGATCGCTTATTCATTTTTACAAATACTAA
- a CDS encoding ureidoglycolate lyase: MSTPKTVQQLQVQWVTSENFRRYGQVIFASLDGKTYDEEDAQLNLQNGIPRFYIMRLENIGRKFYKITRHVQCTQCLGSLEGKDWLIAVCPPYNDVNEPALEEIAAFRIPGNCFIKLHEGTWHAGPHFDHEAVDFYNLELADTNMVDHFTHDFLKSHQLEFEMV, translated from the coding sequence ATGAGTACACCAAAGACAGTGCAACAATTGCAGGTACAATGGGTGACTTCTGAAAACTTTCGGCGTTATGGACAGGTGATTTTTGCAAGTCTTGATGGCAAAACTTACGATGAGGAAGATGCCCAGTTAAACCTGCAAAATGGGATTCCACGATTCTATATTATGCGGTTGGAGAATATAGGGCGAAAGTTCTACAAAATTACTCGCCATGTGCAATGCACTCAATGTCTGGGTTCTTTGGAAGGGAAGGATTGGTTAATTGCAGTTTGTCCTCCTTATAATGATGTGAATGAACCAGCATTAGAAGAGATTGCTGCTTTCCGCATTCCGGGGAATTGTTTTATCAAGCTACATGAGGGTACTTGGCACGCTGGCCCTCATTTTGACCATGAAGCCGTGGATTTTTATAATTTGGAACTAGCTGATACCAATATGGTGGATCATTTCACCCATGATTTTCTCAAGAGTCATCAATTAGAGTTTGAGATGGTTTAG
- a CDS encoding glycosyltransferase family 4 protein → MKILHISTHDINGGAARAAYRLHTGLQDIGLQSQMLVQEKYSNDKTVIAPKIRLFQGIAKAKLTVESLPLKLYRQKKNTPFFTQWLPDRVIPKVAQINPDIINLHWISGGFMQIETFAKLKRPLVWTLHDMWGFTGGCHVTGECDRYKVSCGACPQLSSGNEWDLSRWVWQRKVKAWKNLNLTLVSPSSWLAQCARSSSLFQNLRIEVIPHGLDTQKYRPINQRFAREALNLPQDKKLILFGAIEATSDRNKGFHLLQPALQELSKSGWKDDLEVVIFGASQPENPPDLGFKTHYLGHLHDAISLATVYSAADVMLVPSLQESFGQTASESFACGTPVVAFNATGLKDIVDHQQNGYLAKPYEVEDFAKGITWVLENEQRLQKLSFYARDKAEQEFTLELQARRYSALFQEILMIAKKSSLSN, encoded by the coding sequence ATGAAAATTTTACATATTAGTACCCATGATATTAATGGCGGTGCAGCGAGGGCTGCATATCGTTTACATACAGGTTTACAGGATATAGGACTACAGTCACAAATGTTAGTTCAGGAAAAATATAGTAATGATAAAACAGTAATTGCACCTAAAATTAGACTATTTCAAGGTATCGCTAAGGCAAAGTTGACAGTTGAAAGTTTACCATTAAAGCTTTATCGCCAAAAGAAAAATACTCCATTTTTTACTCAATGGTTGCCAGATAGAGTTATTCCGAAAGTTGCTCAGATTAATCCAGATATAATCAATCTACATTGGATTAGCGGAGGTTTTATGCAAATAGAAACATTTGCTAAACTGAAGCGTCCTCTAGTTTGGACTCTCCATGATATGTGGGGGTTTACTGGAGGGTGTCACGTTACTGGAGAATGCGATCGCTACAAAGTATCTTGCGGGGCTTGCCCTCAACTCAGCAGTGGTAATGAATGGGATCTATCCCGTTGGGTATGGCAGCGCAAAGTAAAAGCCTGGAAAAATTTAAATTTAACTCTGGTTTCACCAAGTTCTTGGCTAGCGCAGTGCGCTCGTTCCAGTTCTTTGTTCCAGAATTTGCGAATTGAGGTAATTCCCCACGGATTAGATACTCAAAAATATCGACCGATTAATCAACGTTTTGCACGAGAAGCACTCAATCTACCTCAAGATAAAAAGTTGATACTTTTTGGAGCGATAGAAGCAACAAGCGATAGAAATAAAGGATTTCATTTATTGCAACCAGCTTTACAAGAATTGAGTAAATCTGGCTGGAAGGATGACTTGGAAGTTGTGATTTTTGGAGCATCTCAACCCGAAAATCCACCTGATTTAGGTTTCAAAACCCACTATTTGGGACACTTACACGATGCTATATCTTTAGCAACTGTTTACTCAGCAGCTGATGTGATGCTTGTACCATCTCTTCAAGAATCTTTTGGACAGACAGCTTCAGAATCATTCGCTTGTGGTACTCCAGTTGTGGCGTTTAATGCTACTGGCTTAAAAGATATTGTTGATCATCAGCAGAATGGCTATTTGGCTAAACCTTATGAAGTTGAAGATTTTGCCAAAGGAATCACCTGGGTACTTGAAAATGAACAGAGGTTGCAAAAACTATCATTTTATGCTCGTGATAAAGCCGAGCAAGAATTCACTCTAGAACTTCAAGCACGTCGTTATTCGGCCTTGTTTCAGGAAATATTGATGATAGCCAAGAAATCTTCATTGAGTAATTAA